Proteins co-encoded in one Geminocystis sp. M7585_C2015_104 genomic window:
- the trxA gene encoding thioredoxin, protein MSLVQEVNESDFKEVVLESDIPVLVDFWAPWCGPCRMVAPVVEEIAQQYEGRVKVVKLNTDENPQIASQYGIRSIPTLMVFKNGQKIDMVVGAVPKTTLSNTLEKYL, encoded by the coding sequence ATGTCCTTGGTTCAAGAGGTAAACGAGTCTGACTTCAAAGAAGTGGTGTTGGAAAGCGACATACCAGTGTTGGTAGACTTTTGGGCGCCGTGGTGTGGCCCCTGTCGTATGGTAGCGCCAGTAGTGGAAGAAATTGCCCAACAATATGAGGGGAGAGTGAAAGTAGTAAAATTAAACACCGATGAAAATCCCCAAATCGCCAGTCAGTACGGGATTCGGAGTATCCCCACGCTGATGGTGTTCAAAAACGGCCAAAAAATAGATATGGTGGTGGGCGCCGTGCCCAAAACCACCCTATCTAACACCCTGGAAAAATATCTCTAG